Sequence from the Streptomyces sp. NBC_00440 genome:
AGGGCGCGCCCGCGTACGACCACGCCCACGCGGAGGCCCTGGCCGCGCTGGGAGCCCCCGCATTCGCCTGTACGCCCGACCTCTTCCCGGACGTCATGGCGGCGGCGATCGAGAGAAGACCCCTGCCCATACCGGACATGGCGGTGCGCCAGTAAGCGGTGCGCCAGTACCAGGGGCCCTGCCCGACTGGCCGCCCCCGATGCTCGTGCAAAGAGCGTTCCGCCGCCCGTGGCAACCGCGCACGTGCAGGTGAAGCCCTTGGCCCCCAAAGCCTGGCCCTGTACATGGCCCACCGCGTGGCCCGGAGCTCGGCCAAGAGCCTCGGCACCGTCGGGGCCCGGCGCCGCGCGTCCCGCCGTCGGACACGCTGTTTCCGGTGCCTGGGCCGTTGTGGAATCGGTCACCCCGGGCGACGTGGCGGACACGCAGGCCACCGGCGTTCAGCCGCTCTCCTGACCGCGCTCCGAGCGCGTCGGCGCAGCTCACCGGGCGTTTCCCCGATGCAGGGGAGCCGCCTGGCCCGTGCAGGGGTCTTGTGACCGTAATCACCGCGCAGGTGTGATCCGCGATTTAGGGACCCGGCGCCCACGGGGATAACCTGCGAGACGGACATGCCGCGTACTCGGACACCGTCTACGCCTCCCTAGTGACAGCGCAGTCACGTTGCCCTTCGCGGCACGCCCACGCAGACAAGTAACCGCGATCACTACTGCGACGACGATTTAAAGCAAAGGGAGACGGACGCGCGTGGACCTGTTCGAGTACCAGGCGAGGGACCTCTTCGCCAAGCACGGTGTACCGGTGCTGGCCGGTGAAGTCATCGACACGCCTGAGGCGGCGCGCAAGGCCACTGAGAGCATGGGCGGCAAGTCCGTCGTCAAGGCTCAGGTGAAGGTCGGCGGCCGTGGCAAGGCCGGCGGCGTGAAGCTGGCCGCGACCCCGGACGAGGCGGTCGCTCGCGCGACGGACATCCTCGGTATGGACATCAAGGGCCACACGGTCCACAAGGTGATGATCGCCGAGCTGTCGCCGGAGATCGAGGCGGAGTACTACGTCTCGTACCTCCTCGACCGCACCAACCGCACCTTCCTGGCCATGGCCTCGGTGCAGGGCGGCATGGAGATCGAGGAGGTCGCGGAGAAGACCCCCGAGGCTCTCGCGAAGGTCCCGGTCAACGCCGTCGACGGCGTTGACATCGTCAAGGCCCGCGAGATCGTGGCCCAGGCGAAGTTCCCGGCCGACGTGGCCGAGGGTGTCGCCGAGGCCATGGTGACCCTGTGGGACACCTTCGTCGCCGAGGACGCCCTCCTCGTCGAGGTCAACCCGCTGGTGAAGACCAAGGACGGCCGGATCCTGGCCCTGGACGGCAAGGTCTCGCTCGACGAGAACGCCGACTTCCGTCAGCCCGACCACGAGGCTCTTGAGGACAAGGCAGCAGCCAACCCGCTCGAGGCTGCTGCCAAGGCCAAGAACCTCAACTACGTCAAGCTCGACGGCGAGGTCGGCATCATCGGCAACGGTGCGGGGCTCGTCATGAGCACCCTCGACGTCGTCGCGTACGCCGGTGAGAAGCACAGCAACGTGAAGCCCGCCAACTTCCTCGACATCGGTGGCGGCGCCTCCGCCGAGGTCATGGCGAACGGCCTGGAGATCATCCTCGGCGACCCGGACGTCAAGTCCGTGTTCGTCAACGTCTTCGGCGGCATCACCGCGTGCGACGAGGTCGCCAACGGCATCGTCCAGGCGCTTGAGCTCCTCAAGTCGAAGGGCGAAGCGGTCACCAAGCCGCTGGTCGTCCGCCTCGACGGCAACAACGCGGAGCTGGGTCGCAAGATCCTGTCGGACGCCAACCACCCGCTCGTGCAGCGTGTGGACACCATGGACGGCGCGGCCGACAAGGCCGCCGAGCTCGCGGCTGCGAAGTAAGGGAACAGGTCACCAACACCATGGCTATTTTCCTGACCAAGGAAAGCAAGGTCATCGTCCAGGGGATGACCGGCGCCACCGGCATGAAGCACACCAAGCTCATGCTCGCTGACGGCACCAACATCGTCGGCGGCGTCAACCCCCGCAAGGCCGGCACGTCCGTCGACTTCGACGGCACCGAGGTTCCCGTGTTCGGCACGGTCGCCGAGGCCATCGAGAAGACCGGCGCTGACGTCTCGGTCCTCTTCGTGCCGCCGGCCTTCTCGAAGGCCGCCGTCGTCGAGGCGATCGACGCCGAGATCCCGCTCGCCGTCGTCATCACCGAGGGCATCGCCGTCCACGACTCGGCCGCGTTCTACGCGTACGCCAAGTCCAAGGGCGACAAGACCCGGATCATCGGCCCGAACTGCCCCGGCCTGATCACCCCCGGCCAGTCCAACGCCGGCATCATCCCGGGCGACATCACCAAGCCCGGCCGTATCGGTCTCGTCTCCAAGTCGGGCACGCTGACCTACCAGATGATGTACGAGCTGCGCGACATCG
This genomic interval carries:
- the sucC gene encoding ADP-forming succinate--CoA ligase subunit beta; the encoded protein is MDLFEYQARDLFAKHGVPVLAGEVIDTPEAARKATESMGGKSVVKAQVKVGGRGKAGGVKLAATPDEAVARATDILGMDIKGHTVHKVMIAELSPEIEAEYYVSYLLDRTNRTFLAMASVQGGMEIEEVAEKTPEALAKVPVNAVDGVDIVKAREIVAQAKFPADVAEGVAEAMVTLWDTFVAEDALLVEVNPLVKTKDGRILALDGKVSLDENADFRQPDHEALEDKAAANPLEAAAKAKNLNYVKLDGEVGIIGNGAGLVMSTLDVVAYAGEKHSNVKPANFLDIGGGASAEVMANGLEIILGDPDVKSVFVNVFGGITACDEVANGIVQALELLKSKGEAVTKPLVVRLDGNNAELGRKILSDANHPLVQRVDTMDGAADKAAELAAAK
- the sucD gene encoding succinate--CoA ligase subunit alpha, with translation MAIFLTKESKVIVQGMTGATGMKHTKLMLADGTNIVGGVNPRKAGTSVDFDGTEVPVFGTVAEAIEKTGADVSVLFVPPAFSKAAVVEAIDAEIPLAVVITEGIAVHDSAAFYAYAKSKGDKTRIIGPNCPGLITPGQSNAGIIPGDITKPGRIGLVSKSGTLTYQMMYELRDIGFSSAVGIGGDPVIGTTHIDALAAFEADPETDLIVMIGEIGGDAEERAADYIAKNVTKPVVGYVAGFTAPEGKTMGHAGAIVSGSSGTAQAKKEALEAAGVKVGKTPTETAKLARAILVGA